In the genome of Notamacropus eugenii isolate mMacEug1 chromosome 5, mMacEug1.pri_v2, whole genome shotgun sequence, one region contains:
- the LIPT2 gene encoding octanoyl-[acyl-carrier-protein]:protein N-octanoyltransferase LIPT2, mitochondrial isoform X1, with protein MGPRVLLVRMGRLPYAEALGLQERWLRRLQAARGPGAEAGVLLLGEPAGPAYTAGLRGGLEPGEEARLRALGADVRRTGRGGLATFHGPGQLLAHPVLDLRPLGLRLRTHVAALEACAVGLCRRLGLPAALARPPPYTGVWLGDRKVCAIEKETEARKSAVDFPKVPAVQSSREQQFEPRKEVYKLKQGDQEGTRGHAIQGLVEGTVGVCPGEGKGSDVEGTSHPMVWL; from the exons ATGGGGCCGCGCGTGCTGCTGGTGCGCATGGGCCGGCTGCCCTACGCCGAGGCGCTGGGCCTGCAGGAGCGCTGGCTGCGGCGGCTGCAGGCGGCGCGGGGGCCCGGCGCCGAGGCGGGCGTGCTGCTGCTCGGGGAGCCCGCGGGGCCCGCCTACACGGCCGGCCTGCGGGGCGGGCTGGAGCCCGGCGAGGAGGCGCGGCTGCGGGCGCTGGGCGCCGACGTGCGGCGCACGGGCCGCGGCGGCCTAGCCACCTTCCACGGGCCCGGCCAGCTGCTGGCCCACCCGGTGCTGGACCTGCGGCCGCTGGGCCTCCGCCTGCGGACGCACGTGGCGGCGCTGGAGGCCTGCGCCGTGGGCCTGTGCCGCCGCCTGGGCCTCCCGGCCGCCCTGGCGCGGCCCCCGCCCTACACCGGTGTCTGGCTGGGCGACCGCAAAGTCTGTGCCATCG agaaggaaactgaggcccgaaaAAGCGCAGTGGACTTCCCCAAGGTCCCTGCGGTCCAGAGCAGCAGAGAGCagcaatttgaacccag gaaggaagtTTACAAACTGAAGCAGGGTGACCAGGAAGGAACTAGAGGTCATGCTATAcaaggattggttgaaggaactgtggGTGTTTGccctggagaagggaag GGGTCCGATGTGGAAGGCACATCACATCCCATGGTCTGGCTGTGA
- the LIPT2 gene encoding octanoyl-[acyl-carrier-protein]:protein N-octanoyltransferase LIPT2, mitochondrial isoform X2 translates to MGPRVLLVRMGRLPYAEALGLQERWLRRLQAARGPGAEAGVLLLGEPAGPAYTAGLRGGLEPGEEARLRALGADVRRTGRGGLATFHGPGQLLAHPVLDLRPLGLRLRTHVAALEACAVGLCRRLGLPAALARPPPYTGVWLGDRKVCAIGVRCGRHITSHGLAVNCSTDLTWFEHIVPCGLAGMGVTSLSEELQRQVTVEEATDPFLEAFEEAFQCTLMLHDEDSD, encoded by the exons ATGGGGCCGCGCGTGCTGCTGGTGCGCATGGGCCGGCTGCCCTACGCCGAGGCGCTGGGCCTGCAGGAGCGCTGGCTGCGGCGGCTGCAGGCGGCGCGGGGGCCCGGCGCCGAGGCGGGCGTGCTGCTGCTCGGGGAGCCCGCGGGGCCCGCCTACACGGCCGGCCTGCGGGGCGGGCTGGAGCCCGGCGAGGAGGCGCGGCTGCGGGCGCTGGGCGCCGACGTGCGGCGCACGGGCCGCGGCGGCCTAGCCACCTTCCACGGGCCCGGCCAGCTGCTGGCCCACCCGGTGCTGGACCTGCGGCCGCTGGGCCTCCGCCTGCGGACGCACGTGGCGGCGCTGGAGGCCTGCGCCGTGGGCCTGTGCCGCCGCCTGGGCCTCCCGGCCGCCCTGGCGCGGCCCCCGCCCTACACCGGTGTCTGGCTGGGCGACCGCAAAGTCTGTGCCATCG GGGTCCGATGTGGAAGGCACATCACATCCCATGGTCTGGCTGTGAACTGCTCCACAGATCTGACATGGTTTGAGCACATTGTACCCTGTGGCCTGGCGGGAATGGGAGTCACCTCCCTCAGTGAAGAACTCCAGAGGCAGGTCACTGTGGAAGAGGCCACAGACCCCTTTCTGGAAGCCTTTGAAGAGGCCTTCCAGTGCACATTGATGTTGCATGACGAGGATAGTGATTGA